Proteins encoded within one genomic window of Hahella chejuensis KCTC 2396:
- a CDS encoding carbohydrate ABC transporter permease translates to MFSRSKFGLVAYIAFVLLPIYWLLNMSLKTNAEILGGLSLFPQDITFDNYVKIFTDPSWYMGYVNSITYVSLNMIMSLLIALPAAYAFSRYKFIGDKHMFFWLLSNRMAPPAVFLLPFFQLYSSVGLFDTHLAVALAHCLFNVPLAVWILEGFMSGVPREIDETAYIDGYSFPKFFIKIFIPMIRSGIGVTAFFCFMFSWVELLLARTLTSVDAKPIAAVMTRTVSASGIDWGVLAAAGVLTIVPGVLVIWFVRNHVAKGFALGRV, encoded by the coding sequence ATGTTCAGTCGCAGCAAATTCGGATTGGTGGCCTACATCGCCTTCGTGCTGCTGCCGATCTACTGGCTTCTCAATATGTCTCTCAAGACCAATGCGGAAATTCTGGGTGGTCTGAGCCTGTTTCCACAGGACATCACTTTTGACAACTACGTCAAAATCTTCACTGATCCAAGCTGGTACATGGGATACGTAAACTCCATTACCTATGTGTCCCTGAACATGATCATGAGCCTGTTGATCGCGCTGCCGGCGGCGTACGCCTTCAGCCGCTACAAGTTCATCGGCGACAAGCACATGTTCTTTTGGCTGCTTTCCAACCGGATGGCGCCGCCCGCCGTATTCCTGCTGCCTTTCTTCCAGCTGTATTCTTCTGTCGGCCTTTTCGACACCCACCTCGCCGTCGCATTGGCGCACTGTTTGTTCAACGTGCCGCTGGCGGTGTGGATTCTGGAAGGTTTCATGAGCGGCGTGCCTCGCGAAATCGACGAAACCGCCTATATTGATGGGTACAGTTTTCCGAAATTCTTCATCAAAATCTTCATCCCCATGATCCGTTCCGGCATTGGCGTCACAGCATTCTTCTGCTTCATGTTCTCATGGGTGGAGCTGCTTCTGGCGCGGACATTGACATCCGTGGACGCCAAACCCATCGCAGCCGTCATGACGCGGACCGTCTCCGCATCCGGCATCGACTGGGGCGTGCTCGCAGCCGCAGGCGTTCTCACTATTGTTCCTGGCGTATTGGTGATCTGGTTCGTTCGTAACCATGTCGCCAAAGGCTTTGCTCTGGGTCGTGTGTAA
- a CDS encoding GntR family transcriptional regulator — translation MSKPDSLITKIFGIPEQISRHSAPLYLQLQTKIREAVDAGVLRAGDVVPAEREIAAAMKVSRVTVRRAIDDLVEEGLLTQRQGAGTFVTERVEQPLNYLKSFSEIMQERGKKPGSRWLDRSVGVPHEDERVALKLAVDSEVVRFHRLRLADDKPMGLEVATIPRQFLDNPFEVTGSLYEALAEKGLRPVKALQRLRAISIDETRAKLLDIPVDSAVLYIERLGLLEDGVPIEFTRSYFPGDAYDFVAEIRNVSHFAPVGFHKSDGAEEEDEG, via the coding sequence ATGAGCAAACCAGACAGTCTGATTACCAAAATCTTCGGAATCCCGGAGCAAATCTCGCGGCACTCCGCTCCTTTGTATCTGCAATTGCAGACCAAGATCCGTGAGGCGGTGGACGCCGGCGTATTGCGCGCCGGCGATGTGGTGCCCGCGGAGCGTGAAATCGCCGCCGCTATGAAAGTTTCCCGCGTCACAGTGAGACGCGCTATCGACGATCTGGTGGAAGAAGGCCTGCTGACCCAGCGTCAGGGCGCGGGCACGTTCGTGACCGAGCGTGTGGAGCAGCCGCTGAACTATCTCAAGAGCTTCTCTGAGATCATGCAGGAGCGCGGCAAAAAGCCGGGCTCCCGCTGGCTGGACCGCTCTGTCGGCGTGCCTCATGAGGACGAACGCGTGGCGCTGAAACTGGCGGTGGATAGTGAAGTGGTGCGTTTCCATCGTCTGCGTTTGGCGGATGATAAACCCATGGGGTTGGAAGTGGCGACGATTCCCCGGCAGTTTCTGGACAATCCGTTTGAAGTCACGGGTTCTTTATACGAAGCGCTGGCGGAAAAGGGGTTGCGTCCTGTTAAGGCGTTACAGCGTCTGCGCGCCATCTCCATTGACGAAACCCGCGCCAAACTGCTGGATATTCCGGTGGACAGCGCTGTGCTTTATATCGAACGCTTAGGCTTGTTGGAAGACGGCGTTCCCATTGAGTTCACGCGTTCTTACTTCCCTGGCGACGCTTATGATTTCGTCGCGGAGATTCGCAATGTGTCTCACTTTGCGCCAGTGGGATTTCATAAGTCGGATGGGGCTGAGGAAGAAGACGAAGGCTGA
- the exbD gene encoding TonB system transport protein ExbD, with the protein MKKFDQINVIPFIDIMLVLLAIVLTTATFVVQGKIPIELPSAENVSNKSAPEHAVNIVIDKENLFYYQDEAASLEQLESRLKSLEKSSPITLKVDSQADFKSFVAVADLLQKYSLTNFSVLASRNQ; encoded by the coding sequence ATGAAAAAGTTCGATCAGATCAATGTCATTCCGTTTATTGACATCATGCTGGTGCTGCTGGCCATCGTATTGACCACAGCCACCTTTGTGGTGCAGGGAAAAATCCCCATTGAATTGCCAAGCGCGGAAAACGTCTCCAACAAGTCTGCGCCGGAGCATGCGGTCAATATCGTCATAGACAAGGAAAACCTGTTCTATTACCAGGATGAAGCCGCATCACTGGAACAGTTGGAAAGCCGCCTGAAAAGCCTGGAGAAATCCAGTCCGATTACCCTCAAAGTGGACAGCCAGGCGGACTTCAAAAGCTTCGTAGCGGTCGCTGATCTGCTGCAAAAATATTCACTGACTAATTTTTCCGTACTCGCCAGTCGTAACCAATGA
- a CDS encoding ABC transporter substrate-binding protein yields MKKNNKVKLPTGPMKLRLASLAAAVAMVSSSASWADQYSDAAKKWVESEFTASTLSKEEQMKEMAWFTEAAKRFRGMEINVASETITTHEYESKVLAKAFYEITGIKINHDLIQEGDVVEKLQTQMQSGRNIYDGYINDSDLIGTHFRYGKVVPISDMMEGDGKDLTLPTLDLQDFIGLSFTTGPDGKIYQLPDQQFANLYWFRYDWFQRDDLKKKFKEIYGYELGVPKNWSAYEDIAEFFTDKVKNIDGQRVYGHMDYGKKDPSLGWRFTDAWFSMAGAGDKGLPNGVPVDEWGIRVDGCRPVGSSVERGGATNGPAAVYATTKYVDWLRKYAPPEAQGMTFSEAGPVPAQGNVAQQIFWYTAFTADMTKPGLPVVNADGTPKWRMAPSPRGPYWEDGMKLGYQDTGSWTFLKSTPDDRRLAAWLYAQFTVAKTVSLKKTLVGLTPIRESDILSEDMTTVAPKLGGLIEFYRSPARTQWTPTGTNVPDYPKLAQLWWQFIAEAANGEKTPQQALDGLAEAQDRVLQRLERANVQGECGPKLNEKKDPSYWLSQPGSPKAKLANEKPQGETVSYDALIKSWEDARK; encoded by the coding sequence ATGAAAAAAAATAATAAGGTTAAACTGCCCACCGGACCAATGAAGCTACGGCTGGCCAGCTTAGCTGCGGCAGTGGCGATGGTCTCAAGTAGTGCGAGCTGGGCGGACCAGTATAGTGACGCAGCGAAGAAATGGGTGGAGAGCGAATTCACCGCTTCAACGCTGTCGAAAGAAGAACAAATGAAAGAAATGGCGTGGTTCACCGAGGCGGCGAAGCGTTTCCGTGGTATGGAAATCAACGTGGCTTCCGAAACCATCACCACCCATGAGTACGAATCCAAAGTACTCGCCAAAGCCTTTTATGAAATCACCGGCATCAAGATTAACCACGACCTGATTCAGGAAGGCGACGTGGTCGAGAAGCTGCAGACTCAGATGCAGTCCGGCCGCAACATCTATGATGGTTACATCAACGATTCCGACTTGATCGGCACCCACTTCCGTTACGGAAAAGTTGTTCCCATCTCCGACATGATGGAAGGCGACGGCAAAGACCTGACCCTGCCGACACTGGACTTGCAGGACTTCATCGGCCTGTCCTTCACCACCGGGCCGGACGGCAAGATCTATCAGCTGCCGGACCAGCAGTTCGCGAACCTTTACTGGTTCCGCTATGACTGGTTCCAGCGCGACGACCTGAAGAAAAAGTTCAAGGAAATCTATGGCTATGAGCTGGGGGTTCCCAAGAACTGGTCGGCCTACGAGGACATCGCTGAGTTCTTCACCGACAAGGTCAAAAACATCGACGGTCAGCGCGTTTACGGCCACATGGATTACGGCAAGAAAGACCCCTCCCTGGGCTGGCGTTTCACTGACGCCTGGTTCTCCATGGCGGGCGCAGGCGATAAAGGTCTGCCAAACGGCGTACCCGTTGACGAATGGGGTATTCGCGTCGACGGTTGTCGCCCAGTGGGCTCCAGCGTAGAGCGCGGCGGCGCCACCAACGGCCCGGCGGCGGTATACGCCACCACCAAATACGTGGACTGGCTGCGTAAGTACGCGCCGCCTGAAGCACAGGGCATGACTTTCTCTGAAGCCGGCCCGGTTCCTGCGCAAGGCAACGTCGCACAACAGATCTTCTGGTACACCGCATTTACTGCGGACATGACCAAGCCTGGTCTGCCGGTAGTCAACGCGGACGGCACGCCGAAGTGGCGGATGGCGCCCTCTCCCAGAGGACCTTACTGGGAAGACGGCATGAAGCTGGGCTATCAGGACACCGGCTCCTGGACTTTCCTGAAGTCCACTCCGGATGACCGTCGTCTGGCGGCATGGTTGTATGCGCAGTTCACTGTAGCCAAAACCGTTTCTCTGAAGAAAACGCTGGTGGGTCTGACTCCTATCCGCGAGTCCGACATTCTGTCTGAAGACATGACGACTGTAGCGCCAAAACTGGGTGGTCTGATTGAGTTCTACCGCAGCCCGGCCCGTACTCAGTGGACGCCTACCGGCACCAACGTGCCTGACTATCCGAAGCTGGCGCAGTTGTGGTGGCAGTTTATCGCGGAGGCCGCCAATGGCGAGAAGACTCCGCAGCAAGCCTTGGACGGTTTGGCGGAAGCACAAGACCGTGTACTGCAGCGCCTCGAGCGCGCCAATGTACAGGGCGAGTGCGGTCCCAAGCTGAACGAGAAGAAGGACCCGAGCTACTGGCTGAGTCAGCCTGGTTCTCCGAAAGCCAAACTGGCTAATGAGAAACCCCAAGGCGAGACCGTCAGCTACGACGCTCTGATCAAGTCCTGGGAGGACGCACGCAAGTAA
- a CDS encoding energy transducer TonB: MKRHIIGITVALCLHISLAAWLTSGVSTPAPAPIAAAPVSLVLSQMRIVEQQVEAKQAEAEPAPEVEEVVEAEQPVIEEPEPEVVQETPKPVETPPEPKPEVAKVEKPKEPKKPVKKQPEPKKIVEKVRKPQPTKKEEVAKVDPEPNKKLAENPIPSPDPHTDISTAPAIAEQPQLSSAQIVSIEQAYINALQLALEKNKRYPLSAKRRRQEGTSTVEFTIMKSGDIAEVRLLDSSGISRLDEAAVKALVTLAQFHPIPDELDRNHWKMSVPIRFQLN; encoded by the coding sequence ATGAAACGCCATATCATCGGAATCACCGTCGCCCTGTGCCTGCATATATCGCTCGCGGCTTGGCTGACTTCCGGCGTCTCAACGCCAGCGCCAGCCCCAATCGCCGCCGCGCCGGTATCTCTGGTTCTGTCGCAAATGCGCATCGTCGAGCAACAGGTTGAAGCGAAACAAGCGGAAGCTGAACCCGCACCGGAAGTGGAAGAGGTGGTGGAAGCCGAGCAGCCGGTCATAGAAGAACCTGAGCCGGAGGTTGTGCAGGAAACGCCCAAGCCGGTGGAGACGCCTCCAGAGCCCAAACCGGAAGTCGCCAAAGTAGAAAAGCCGAAAGAGCCCAAGAAGCCGGTCAAGAAACAGCCCGAACCCAAAAAAATCGTCGAAAAGGTGAGAAAGCCGCAGCCGACGAAGAAAGAGGAAGTCGCCAAAGTCGACCCTGAACCCAATAAAAAGCTGGCGGAAAACCCCATACCGTCCCCTGACCCACACACGGATATCTCCACGGCTCCAGCCATTGCGGAGCAGCCGCAGTTAAGCTCAGCGCAGATCGTCAGTATTGAGCAGGCTTATATCAATGCGCTGCAATTGGCTTTGGAAAAGAACAAACGGTATCCCCTGAGCGCCAAGCGCCGTCGCCAGGAAGGCACCAGCACGGTGGAGTTCACCATTATGAAAAGCGGCGACATCGCGGAAGTGCGCCTGCTCGACAGCTCTGGCATTTCCCGTCTGGACGAGGCCGCCGTCAAGGCGCTGGTCACCCTGGCGCAGTTTCATCCCATTCCGGATGAGCTCGACCGCAACCACTGGAAAATGTCAGTGCCGATCCGATTTCAGTTGAACTGA
- the exbB gene encoding TonB-system energizer ExbB, which translates to MELLSEYLDLTIFSILGLMSFVVVWLSIERWLFMRALSLPDYQNFDRLTVDLTKHLTTISSIGANAPYVGLLGTVAGILLTFYQIGQSGNVEVGAIMSGLALALKATALGLLVAIPTLMIYNALSRKVEVTQALWRADRETRQGS; encoded by the coding sequence GTGGAACTTCTTTCTGAATATCTTGATCTCACCATTTTCAGCATCCTGGGCCTGATGAGCTTCGTTGTCGTATGGCTGTCCATCGAACGCTGGCTGTTCATGCGCGCGCTGTCGCTACCGGACTACCAGAACTTTGACCGGCTCACCGTCGATCTGACCAAGCACCTCACCACCATCTCCAGCATCGGCGCCAACGCCCCTTACGTTGGCCTGTTGGGCACCGTCGCCGGCATTCTGCTGACCTTTTATCAGATCGGCCAAAGCGGCAATGTGGAAGTGGGCGCCATCATGAGCGGCCTGGCGCTGGCGCTGAAAGCGACCGCCCTCGGCCTGTTGGTGGCGATTCCCACCCTGATGATTTACAACGCGCTGTCCCGCAAAGTGGAAGTCACACAGGCGTTGTGGCGCGCCGATAGAGAGACCCGCCAGGGGAGCTAG
- a CDS encoding ABC transporter ATP-binding protein, translating to MADVQLKQIKKSYGQVNVLHGIDLDIKHGEFVVLVGASGCGKSTLLRLIAGLEDISGGELLIDNKVVNHQPPAKRGIAMVFQSYALYPHMSVFKNMAFGLKISGKDKNYVREKVEHAAKILQIDHLLERLPRELSGGQRQRVAIGRAIVRDPNVFLFDEPLSNLDAALRVQTRVEIGKLHKDLDATIIYVTHDQVEAMTLGDKIVVMNKGRVEQCGSPLELYRHPRTQFVAGFIGSPKMNFMKGKVSVKAEGSIHVKLADGVEVEARVESGDIAVGEEVTVGVRPEHLQESLHGEGRLKGKINLVEHLGEVSYIYMTLTDGSEVVVRGDGETEVKVGEEIYAEYQPQNVHVFNAQGLAFKRLTAAEADAPAAAMIRQAAGGNT from the coding sequence ATGGCTGACGTACAACTTAAACAGATCAAGAAGAGTTACGGCCAGGTCAATGTCCTGCACGGCATAGATCTGGACATCAAGCACGGCGAGTTTGTGGTGCTGGTGGGCGCGTCTGGATGCGGCAAGTCCACCTTGCTGCGTCTGATCGCCGGTTTAGAGGACATTAGCGGCGGCGAACTGCTGATCGACAACAAAGTGGTGAATCACCAGCCGCCCGCCAAGCGCGGCATCGCCATGGTGTTCCAGTCCTACGCTCTGTACCCGCACATGTCGGTGTTCAAGAACATGGCTTTTGGCCTGAAAATCTCCGGCAAGGACAAGAACTACGTGCGGGAAAAAGTGGAGCACGCCGCCAAGATCCTGCAGATCGATCATTTGCTGGAGCGTTTGCCGCGGGAGCTGTCCGGCGGACAGCGCCAACGGGTGGCGATAGGGCGCGCGATCGTGCGCGACCCCAATGTGTTTCTGTTCGACGAACCGCTCTCCAATCTGGACGCCGCGCTACGGGTGCAGACCCGGGTAGAGATCGGCAAGCTGCATAAAGACTTGGACGCAACCATCATCTACGTTACCCACGATCAGGTCGAGGCCATGACCCTTGGCGATAAGATCGTGGTGATGAACAAGGGCAGAGTTGAGCAATGCGGCTCGCCTCTGGAGCTGTATCGTCATCCTCGCACGCAGTTTGTCGCAGGTTTCATCGGCTCGCCAAAAATGAACTTCATGAAGGGCAAAGTCTCCGTAAAAGCGGAGGGCTCCATTCATGTGAAGCTGGCGGACGGCGTTGAAGTGGAAGCCCGGGTGGAAAGCGGCGACATTGCCGTTGGCGAGGAAGTGACGGTGGGCGTGAGGCCCGAACATTTGCAGGAAAGCCTTCACGGCGAAGGCCGGTTAAAAGGAAAAATTAACCTGGTCGAGCATTTGGGTGAAGTCAGTTATATATACATGACATTGACGGACGGATCTGAAGTTGTCGTGCGTGGCGACGGTGAAACGGAAGTGAAGGTGGGCGAGGAGATATACGCCGAGTATCAGCCGCAGAATGTTCATGTATTCAATGCGCAGGGACTGGCTTTCAAACGATTAACGGCAGCGGAAGCCGATGCGCCGGCGGCCGCCATGATTAGGCAGGCAGCCGGTGGAAATACCTGA
- a CDS encoding DUF2160 domain-containing protein, giving the protein MNWMAWTVPTASFFTTIVLILIAMTVWELKSPSIERRGFLPLLTTRGDRLFIGLLGSAYIHLAFVGFTSMAVWIATIISLLWMGIVMRWG; this is encoded by the coding sequence ATGAACTGGATGGCGTGGACTGTACCAACGGCAAGTTTCTTTACCACTATCGTGCTCATTCTGATTGCGATGACGGTTTGGGAGCTGAAGTCACCAAGTATTGAACGTAGAGGTTTTCTGCCGCTTCTGACCACCCGTGGCGACCGTCTCTTTATCGGTTTGCTCGGCAGCGCCTATATCCACCTGGCCTTTGTGGGCTTCACCAGCATGGCGGTGTGGATAGCAACGATCATTTCCCTTCTTTGGATGGGAATTGTAATGAGGTGGGGGTAA
- a CDS encoding carbohydrate ABC transporter permease → MMTHSDIRKPFPWHILVFLAPGLLIYLTVSVYPLLDTLRLGFFSEDKSGATFFVGMQNYANLLFSEVWSEPFWNALKNNLMFFVIHMLLQNPIGLLLALLLSSPRLRLSGTYRTLLFMPTMLSVVIVGFVWQLLLSPLWGISEDFMYNIGLGDYFDAWLGKEGTALVTLSLISVWQFVGIPMMLIYAALLNIPEDLNDAGVVDGANSWQIFWNIKLPLLLPTISMVSILTFVANFNAFELIYAVKGALAGPNFSSDIMGTLFYRTFFGFQLQQGSPTMGAAVATLMFLIILIGVAIYLFFVQRRIQRFQL, encoded by the coding sequence ATGATGACTCACTCTGATATACGCAAACCTTTTCCCTGGCATATCCTGGTCTTTTTAGCGCCGGGACTGCTGATTTATCTGACCGTCAGCGTATACCCGTTGCTGGATACGCTAAGGCTGGGCTTTTTCAGTGAAGACAAAAGCGGCGCCACCTTTTTTGTCGGTATGCAGAACTACGCCAATCTCCTGTTCAGCGAGGTATGGTCGGAACCGTTCTGGAACGCTCTGAAGAACAATTTAATGTTCTTCGTTATCCACATGCTGCTGCAGAACCCAATCGGTCTGCTGCTGGCGCTGTTACTGAGCTCTCCGCGGCTGCGCCTGAGTGGAACCTACCGCACCTTGCTGTTCATGCCGACCATGCTGTCGGTGGTGATTGTCGGCTTCGTGTGGCAGTTATTGTTGAGCCCGCTGTGGGGCATTTCCGAAGACTTCATGTACAACATCGGGCTGGGCGACTATTTCGACGCTTGGCTGGGGAAAGAAGGCACGGCGTTAGTCACGCTGTCGCTGATTTCCGTTTGGCAGTTTGTCGGCATCCCCATGATGCTGATCTACGCCGCATTGCTGAATATTCCCGAAGACCTCAATGACGCCGGCGTGGTGGACGGCGCCAACAGTTGGCAGATCTTCTGGAATATCAAACTGCCGTTGCTGCTGCCTACCATCAGCATGGTGTCGATACTGACTTTCGTCGCTAACTTCAACGCCTTTGAATTGATCTACGCCGTGAAAGGCGCGCTGGCAGGCCCCAATTTTTCCTCGGACATCATGGGCACTCTGTTCTACCGCACCTTCTTCGGCTTCCAGCTGCAGCAGGGTAGCCCCACCATGGGCGCAGCGGTGGCGACGTTGATGTTTCTGATCATTCTTATCGGCGTGGCGATTTATCTGTTCTTCGTACAACGGCGCATCCAGCGCTTCCAACTGTAA
- a CDS encoding carbohydrate ABC transporter permease has protein sequence MLNKMALAMPRSGMNKLTLKPDLGKKLMVHAVLLTYTVVALFPILVILINSFKTRKAIFNDPLGLPDASSFTLVGFEEVLARSSFDVFFFNSLIVTVLSLFFVLLFGAMAAWALTEYRFRGALFIAALFAMGIMIPIRLGTVSILQLMVDLDLVNTRTSLVLVYIAQGLPLAVYILSEFIRTIPKELKEAARCDNVSEYKIFFQIVLPLIRPAMATVAVFTMIPIWNDLWFPLILAPGESTQTITLGVQQFIGQFVTDWNAVLSSLTLAIAPVLVLYLVFSRQLIRGLTAGAVK, from the coding sequence ATGTTAAACAAGATGGCGCTGGCGATGCCCCGGAGCGGTATGAATAAACTGACGTTAAAGCCGGATCTCGGTAAAAAGTTGATGGTGCACGCCGTATTGCTGACCTATACGGTGGTCGCGCTGTTTCCTATTCTGGTGATCCTGATCAACTCCTTTAAAACCCGTAAGGCGATTTTCAATGATCCTCTGGGGCTGCCGGATGCGAGCAGCTTCACATTGGTCGGTTTCGAGGAAGTGCTGGCGCGCTCCTCGTTCGACGTGTTCTTCTTCAACAGCCTGATTGTGACGGTGTTGTCGCTGTTCTTCGTATTGCTGTTCGGCGCCATGGCGGCCTGGGCGTTGACTGAATACCGTTTTCGCGGGGCGCTGTTCATTGCGGCGTTATTCGCCATGGGGATCATGATTCCCATTCGCCTGGGCACGGTGAGCATTCTGCAATTGATGGTGGACCTGGATCTGGTCAATACGCGCACGTCCCTGGTGCTGGTGTATATCGCCCAGGGGTTGCCGCTGGCGGTGTATATCTTGTCGGAGTTCATCCGCACCATTCCGAAAGAGCTGAAAGAAGCGGCTCGTTGCGACAACGTCAGCGAGTACAAGATCTTTTTCCAGATCGTGTTGCCGCTGATCCGTCCGGCGATGGCCACGGTGGCGGTGTTCACCATGATTCCTATCTGGAACGACCTGTGGTTCCCACTGATTCTGGCGCCGGGCGAAAGCACGCAGACCATTACCCTGGGCGTGCAGCAGTTCATTGGCCAGTTCGTGACGGACTGGAATGCGGTATTGTCCTCTCTCACGCTGGCGATTGCGCCGGTGCTGGTGCTGTATCTGGTTTTTTCCCGCCAATTGATTCGCGGCCTGACGGCGGGAGCGGTGAAATGA
- a CDS encoding ABC transporter substrate-binding protein — protein sequence MSFLTIKGAFRHMAKIGVGVFALATLTAEAGDKLVIESWRNDDAKVWNDVIIPAFNKSHPDIKVTFSPTPPADYNSALQAKLQAGTAGDLITCRPFDVSLALYQKGNLEKLNDLEGMNNFPDVAKTAWSTDDGKDVFCLPMASVIHGYIYNKEIFKELGLSVPKTESDFFKVLEKIKDESRYTPLVMGTADQWEAATMGFQNVGPNYWKGEEGPKALIDGKEKLTDPEYVKVWEHLAKWKPFLGRGYQAQKYADSQNLFTLGRGAIYPAGSWDITTFNEQADFQFGAFPPPTPDGQKTCYISDHTDIGIGLNAASANKKEARIFLSWMAGSEFAELYANQLPGFFPLGNHKISIKDPVASEFLSWRGQCEQTIRNSYQILSRGTPNMENQLWNVTVQVLNGSMEPKAAAEEVEKGLKTWYQPHM from the coding sequence ATGAGCTTTTTAACAATAAAGGGTGCGTTTCGCCATATGGCGAAAATCGGGGTCGGCGTATTCGCCCTGGCGACATTAACCGCGGAGGCCGGCGACAAGCTGGTCATCGAAAGCTGGCGCAACGACGACGCCAAAGTCTGGAACGATGTTATCATTCCCGCCTTCAACAAAAGTCACCCCGATATCAAAGTCACCTTTTCCCCGACACCTCCCGCAGATTACAACTCGGCTCTACAGGCTAAGCTTCAGGCGGGTACGGCTGGCGATCTGATCACCTGTCGTCCGTTTGACGTCTCTCTGGCGCTTTACCAGAAGGGCAATCTGGAGAAGTTGAACGATCTCGAAGGCATGAATAATTTCCCCGATGTGGCCAAAACCGCATGGTCCACCGATGACGGTAAAGATGTATTCTGCTTGCCGATGGCCTCGGTCATTCATGGCTATATCTATAACAAGGAAATCTTCAAAGAACTTGGCTTGTCCGTACCGAAAACGGAATCCGACTTCTTCAAAGTATTGGAAAAGATCAAGGATGAATCCCGTTACACACCGCTGGTCATGGGTACTGCGGACCAGTGGGAAGCCGCCACCATGGGCTTCCAGAATGTCGGCCCTAATTACTGGAAAGGAGAAGAAGGACCCAAGGCTCTGATCGACGGCAAAGAAAAGCTGACCGATCCTGAGTACGTGAAGGTGTGGGAACATCTGGCCAAGTGGAAACCTTTCCTTGGGCGCGGCTACCAGGCTCAGAAATATGCGGATTCGCAGAATCTGTTCACCCTGGGCCGCGGCGCGATTTACCCAGCCGGTTCCTGGGATATCACCACCTTCAATGAGCAGGCCGATTTCCAATTCGGCGCCTTTCCTCCGCCAACGCCCGATGGTCAGAAAACCTGCTACATCAGCGATCATACTGACATCGGCATTGGCCTGAATGCTGCGTCCGCCAACAAAAAGGAAGCCCGTATTTTCCTATCCTGGATGGCGGGTTCGGAGTTCGCAGAGCTGTATGCTAACCAGCTGCCAGGCTTCTTCCCGCTGGGTAATCACAAGATTTCTATCAAAGATCCAGTGGCGAGCGAATTCCTGAGCTGGCGCGGCCAGTGCGAACAGACTATTCGCAACTCCTACCAGATCCTGTCTCGTGGCACGCCCAACATGGAAAACCAGCTTTGGAACGTGACCGTGCAAGTGCTGAACGGCTCCATGGAGCCTAAAGCGGCGGCGGAAGAAGTCGAAAAAGGCCTGAAGACCTGGTATCAGCCGCACATGTAA
- a CDS encoding substrate-binding periplasmic protein — translation MGAPPRFHRDSRTPRRLAGLALALLLSATSASAASIGVCDTLNVTGNPEYPPFLWRDRDNPELLIGVAVRLLEIALEPENIKVESRYVGPWSRAQVEAQLGRIDMLTGAFITEERQTYMDYIKPPMMVMPNVIFVKKGKAFPMSSWLDLKNRHGDTLINNSFGQEFDEFAERQLNIEEVRSIEFAFERLLLGRTDYVIYELYQGYAIGEVRGFKGEIEHLPTPISSEGLYYTVSKKSPCHNQELIDFLNKRLRELVDKKAPESLVERYMTLWRKQATALDISEVSSLRMKKSRFSK, via the coding sequence ATGGGCGCACCACCTCGTTTTCACCGCGATAGCCGTACGCCTCGTCGCCTTGCCGGGCTGGCGTTAGCGCTGCTGTTGTCCGCCACTTCCGCGTCCGCCGCCTCGATTGGAGTGTGCGATACGCTGAATGTAACCGGCAACCCCGAGTATCCGCCGTTCTTATGGCGGGATCGCGACAATCCTGAGCTGCTCATCGGAGTAGCGGTGCGGTTGCTGGAAATCGCGCTGGAACCAGAAAATATTAAAGTTGAATCGCGCTATGTCGGTCCCTGGTCACGGGCCCAGGTGGAGGCGCAATTGGGGCGGATAGATATGCTCACCGGCGCTTTCATTACTGAAGAGCGGCAGACTTATATGGACTACATCAAGCCGCCCATGATGGTCATGCCGAACGTTATCTTTGTAAAAAAAGGCAAAGCTTTTCCGATGAGCAGCTGGCTGGACTTGAAGAATCGCCATGGCGACACCCTGATCAACAACAGTTTTGGTCAGGAGTTCGACGAATTCGCTGAACGCCAATTGAATATTGAAGAAGTCCGTTCAATTGAGTTTGCGTTTGAGCGCTTGCTACTGGGGCGTACCGATTACGTAATTTATGAGTTGTATCAGGGGTACGCCATCGGTGAGGTCAGAGGCTTCAAAGGCGAGATTGAACACTTGCCCACGCCTATCAGCTCAGAGGGGCTTTATTACACCGTGTCGAAAAAATCCCCTTGCCATAATCAGGAGTTGATCGACTTCCTCAATAAACGGTTGCGTGAGCTGGTGGATAAAAAAGCGCCGGAAAGTCTGGTGGAACGTTATATGACGTTATGGCGTAAACAGGCCACAGCCCTCGACATATCAGAAGTTTCCTCCCTTAGAATGAAAAAAAGCCGCTTCTCAAAGTGA